Part of the Arachis hypogaea cultivar Tifrunner chromosome 6, arahy.Tifrunner.gnm2.J5K5, whole genome shotgun sequence genome, AAACGTCATGATTATGCAAATTAAACCAAATCTACGTTTATTTGTAGACCATGTAACTTTTAGTATAGTTTAACATAGTCCTTTTAAGGCTTATGCAAATCTCTACATTCTTATACTTCGGTTGATAATTTACAAAGTGAATTTTATATATTCTACAACACTACTGTCTACAATTAATATAATGAACTTTACTAAAAAATCTTACAAGCATCGCTAAAAAGCTTCTGACAAATGTAGAAATAAACCAAAATTTTCATGTCCAAGTATGATGATATGGCAACAAAAGAATCAATATGATACATAGTCTAAGTGCATTCATGTTTCTGGCTGGTGTCTAGTGACCTAACGCCAATATGTTATGAAGAAGATGCAACTAGATTCATCATTCAAGACAAAGAACTAGGATTGTGAATTTTGATCACGGATACTAATCTATTTGTATATACCTTCTATATATCCAAGTCATAAAACTTCCTATATAGAATCAAGTTAAAACTctgtcttttctttttctttttccttttttttttcagcaCATGCTATTGCTAGCTGTGTTTGGATACTTAGAATCTTTGAGAAAAAACAAAAACCTTTTTGGTTGTGGAGATTGAAATAGATATCTTTCTTCTAACTCAAAGATAAAATCCAAATCTAACCTAAACTTCCTCACGATCTACAGAGAAGTCAGGTTCATCAGGCTTGAACAACTGTGGCACAGGATCACTGCCACGAAGCTTAGCTTTCCTTGTATTAGCCGCAAACCTTGAAGCCAAAATGGTTGTACTAATGTTCTGAACCTTTCTCACATTCCCTGGAGATGATGATGATCCTCCACTTTGATCCATTTCTCTGTCCTTCTCAGGGAGAGACATGTAAAAGTGTCCCTCCTTCAAAGACAACTCCCTCGCCGCTTTCCTCTTCTGATACTTTCGCCATGCCGCCTGTATGAAACAAGAAGCCCATGTCCTCCATTGCTGGGAGTAGTACCTAAACGCGTGCTGGAGTTTCTTGCTATGAAGCCGCTTGAATTGACTTGCCACGAACTTTAGATCCTCTGCTTCCAACGCGAAAGCTTCGACTTCTGATAAAGCTTTTACAGTTCGAGTAGAGGAAGGCAGGTTGAGGGTGGAATTTGGCATTAAGGCCCATGTCAACAGCTCCTCGCCGCAAAAGTCGCCAGGCCTAAGTGTGATGGAATTGTAGAAACCagaccttcctccattggttgTGGAGCTCTCCAATTGTCCTCTTATTATGAACAACATTTCGTCGACCGGATCTCCCTCTCGGAATATATATGTGCCTTCTGTGCTTAATGATGACACCAGCCGTTCACAGATTGCATCAAGGAGCTGGTCATCCATTTGTGAGAAGAAAGGGACCTGTGgatacaaattaaaacaaaatcttaCTCTGTATACTATGTATGACACACATTggttgagaaaagagaaaatACATACACGTCGAACAAGAGAAAGGCACAAGTGGTGTTGAATTTCACGACGGAGATCCAAAGGTAGATCAAGTAGTATGGACTCTTCATTCACTCCTCTGGTGGCAAGCCATTTATACTGAACAAAGCGACGAACGCGTTCCTGCAAGTCTGGAGGCAATTGGCGATGTCTCATCCATTGCTCAGTGTCATTCTTCCTAATCCTCCATTCTTCAAGTCTAACTGACATTGATTGCAAGTATGTCTAAACAATGGAGCACAAAAAAACTTGCATCTTATTTTCAGGTAGCGAAAAATATATATGGACTAATAAAGAATGCATGAAAAACCGGATGGTTTTGTTACCTGCATGTTTCCAATCAAAAGACAGAAGAGAATTAATCCAGCAAGACATAAGAAGATGCAGAAAAATGTCTCTGGGAAGTATGTGGTTGTGTCCAAATTCTGTCCATACGagctaaggaaaaaaaaaaaaggacagaCTGAAAGTTAAAAGTGATAATCATTAGCAAAAATTGTTAAACTTCAAAAGATTTTTGCTACAAAGACAAATACTAGAATTTAGACATTTTCATCCACATAAATACACTTTTATGGATCCTTGTATAACAAAATGAGTTATGTTTTAGCATTTTGGTTGATATAAACTTGAGTTTGCAATAGTAGTAAAATATAGCAGCAGCATACCTTAAATTTCTTAATCCCCACCAAAGACAATAGAAGTATCTTTCCACAAAGTTAGTAGTAACAACGTCATTGAGAAAAGCATCTGCAAACATGCCAAACTTATACTTGACGTTGAGCTTGGCCTTGGGATCGCATCTGTTAATAACTTGAGTGACATTTAGCCAGTGTTGCCTTGCAGGTAAACTCACACTGTTACAATCAAGAAAAGTAGGCAAGCAAGTTATGGTTTTTGATCTATTCTCTCTTTCGCACTCTGCTTTCCAGCAGTTGAATTGTCTCCCAATTGAGGACAGATACCACGTTGCTCCTGTAATCTGTTTCACATTTCATGTttcaacaacaaaattattaaattatcaaaaagaaagagGTGCATGCTTTAATCATTTCACTGGTGATCTTACATGACTAGCTAGCATGTAGAGAAGAAGATTGTATGCGGCTGCAATCCAGGGGGTTTTGGCAATAACGCCAGTGGTTTTCGTAATACGCTGGTTCAAAGGGAAGATAAGAAAGAGCCTGGGAATATACTGAATTAGAACAAAGAGTGCAAGAGTGTTGTTGGCATGATCCGTTGTTGAAGAACTACTTGCTGGAATCACCAACCAAATCACAATCTGCATTGTGTGACCAAAAGAAAATAAGTTAAGCTCTGAAAAGTCGTTAGCATGGGTTATATtataaaggaaaaagaaaattgaCATGCCTGGGGCAGAGGAATAGTGGCGGCAAGGTCGATTACAAAATCGGACTTCAAGTAGCGCATGGCGATTTCGTGAGGGTCCATGACAAGGTCACCACGGCCGAAGACTCTAGAATTGGGGGCGACGAAGGCGGTGCGGAACTTCAAGACCATGTGGAGGATGTAGAAGAGATCGGCAAAGGTTCGCATAATGGTGACGATGATGCTGAGTCTGGGGTCCGCCTTGAGGCAAGCGGTGCCACCCACCGTGGGGAGGAAGAAGTAAAGAGGGTCCACGAAGAGAGCGAGGAGACTTGCCACGAGGAACACCCTGTTCCAATACGCAACTATGTCGCTGTCCGGGTCTAGGATCTGGTAGCGCCATAGGATCTGGAATGCGTTCTCCTCGTCAGAGTTGGCGGTGTTTCTAGTTCTTGATCGGAGTCGCCCGAACTGGCGGAACTTTGACGCCGGCGTCGAAATTATTCTATACATCTTCCATGGCGGATTCCGGGGTTAACGGATTCCGCTGGCCAACCTTATGCACCGGGAGTATAGTTACTGATGAAGCAATGGAGCGATATTGAGAGAGAAATGGGATTAgtttgatatggtagagaagaagctaagaggaggaggaggaggaagaagaagaagggaatgaGGATTATTGGGGGAAGGCAAGGGAGTAGGAGAGAATGGGAAAAATGGTGGTGATGATGTGGTAGGGGCTATTTTTTAACGTTGAGAAATAAAATGCGGGGAACTAGAGGAATTGCGCGAACGTAGGGGAATACATCAACATGTTGCATGCATATTGCTTCATAGAATGGAAGAGACTAGACAAGACAACACAACGTCCATTATCTTTCAACTTTTTTCCTGCTGCATACTAAAAATTgccatttttgtttttttaattatttggttCTGAAAAATTATCGTTCTTCTTTCCATGCACTATCATTGGGTAAGTATTTGTGACATCTTTCtatgataatattatttatttatttttatgttacagtggaaattaaattaaatttatatacttgcaacatatttttttagtgttttagaAGGTTATTACATAATTTTATTAAATGCAAAATGACTAAAAGAAAAATCTTTTAAATTGTCTTATTAACAAGTGTTCTAATGtcactttttaattaaaaatagggtaaagtactaaTTGGCCCTATATGTTTGGGCGTAATCATGTTTTAATccttaaagtttaaaatattctatttgaatccaaaaaaagtttcatttagttcAATATAATCGTCCCAACGTGAAGTCAAAGTTAAatgcattaatatatttatttatcatttttcttataatttaaatgaaatattttctatagaactaaggagaattataaattttacgtgaaaatttaaataaatacagCATGGAAGATCATCAATGACACAAAATCTACCCAGCGTTACTTCTAAGATTCTTGTTAGGATTTAAGAAACCACAGACCAATATGATACATGGTCACGAAGATAGTTTCATCAAAGGATGTCCACTTTATTCTGGCTTTTATTACCATTTATCAAGAAGCATTATTGAGAAGCTAAATGATAATGAATAACCAATGTAATTCACCTTAAAAAGGAATATATTAATGTCATGCAACTTAGCATGTTGACATTGCAATCCAAAATGCTTGAGATCTAAAAAAGGAAGATCCGGGGCTTCGATCAATGTTATTAGTTCCCACTTCCCACTTTGATGCACAAAGAAAAACAGGGGAGAAGAGGTTTTCTCTAGGAGATTTCAAAGAGAAAATTTCATTgcattatttagttaaaaattgtACAGACATTAAATCTTGAAGAAAATTGAAAATGTCCAAACATAAAAGTAAAGCCGTTCCTCAAAAATCCTTT contains:
- the LOC112697332 gene encoding cyclic nucleotide-gated ion channel 18-like — encoded protein: MYRIISTPASKFRQFGRLRSRTRNTANSDEENAFQILWRYQILDPDSDIVAYWNRVFLVASLLALFVDPLYFFLPTVGGTACLKADPRLSIIVTIMRTFADLFYILHMVLKFRTAFVAPNSRVFGRGDLVMDPHEIAMRYLKSDFVIDLAATIPLPQIVIWLVIPASSSSTTDHANNTLALFVLIQYIPRLFLIFPLNQRITKTTGVIAKTPWIAAAYNLLLYMLASHITGATWYLSSIGRQFNCWKAECERENRSKTITCLPTFLDCNSVSLPARQHWLNVTQVINRCDPKAKLNVKYKFGMFADAFLNDVVTTNFVERYFYCLWWGLRNLSSYGQNLDTTTYFPETFFCIFLCLAGLILFCLLIGNMQTYLQSMSVRLEEWRIRKNDTEQWMRHRQLPPDLQERVRRFVQYKWLATRGVNEESILLDLPLDLRREIQHHLCLSLVRRVPFFSQMDDQLLDAICERLVSSLSTEGTYIFREGDPVDEMLFIIRGQLESSTTNGGRSGFYNSITLRPGDFCGEELLTWALMPNSTLNLPSSTRTVKALSEVEAFALEAEDLKFVASQFKRLHSKKLQHAFRYYSQQWRTWASCFIQAAWRKYQKRKAARELSLKEGHFYMSLPEKDREMDQSGGSSSSPGNVRKVQNISTTILASRFAANTRKAKLRGSDPVPQLFKPDEPDFSVDREEV